Part of the Zingiber officinale cultivar Zhangliang chromosome 8A, Zo_v1.1, whole genome shotgun sequence genome, CTTTTTGAACTTCTGGTGAGGTATATTTTGCATTTCCTGGAGCTTGCTCTAAGAAAATATCGCCAATACTAGCATTCTATTTTCCCAAAAGTTTTAGTATCTCAATAAAATTACCATAAGTTTGGGAGTATGAAGATTCATCATAACCTCTCAATCCACATGCTTGCAAACTAAGCCAACGGACGCTATCAATTGTTATCGCAAGCCTTAATTAATTCTTTTGAATCCGTTCAGAAAATTCTCAATTCATAACTTTATCTATATGCTCAGTTACATTCATCACATCAACAACAAATTTTGTAAATTTATTATGCATTGAGTTATAACTTCCCATGTGAGACAAAAAGGCATACTTGACTCCATCATTAACGCATTTCCAACTTTTAAACCCTTCAACTATAAATGCATATTGTTGTGCTTCACTTAATTCAAAAAAATAGCATGAAAAATAAAATGGTGCATCCTTTGAAGGAGAGTCCTCTAACTATGGAAATTTTTTAAACCGTGTATATTGAAATCGACGATATTACTTTCCTGATTTAGACTGTGGGTACTCCTGTAATTTGGATTGATATGACCCCATTTTGATATAAGCTCATCTAATTTCATCACGATAATTAATATGATGTCTCCACATGGAAATATACAATCCAGAATCTCAATCAAGTGAAGTTTCATTAAACTCAACTCTTTGAGATTTAGAAGGAGGTCTGAACTCCTCATTAGAAATGGATATATTAGTCTTGGTCCTTGAACGATGAAGGATTATTAATTTTTGGTTTAAAAAAGATTGAATATTGGTTCCCCTTTTCTCTCTTGATTTGATATTAAAATAACCTAGGacaaaacataattaatttagaatCTCATGAATTTTAAATAACTATTTCTAATGTAATTTCTAATATAAATCTCACTTTCTCCTGCATGATCCAACATCAACTGTATGGTTAAAAATTCAACATTATTTAAGTAgaaaataattaagaaattaaCTAGTTTAAATTCTATGTAAGAACAagattaataaaaagaaatagaaatatgtTATCCCTTTCTATAAAGCATAAcaacatattaaaaattaaagcTTAGCtgtatatttagtaaaaaaaaaatcttcaattaattttaacattatattaaaaatttgattaagtatTTAATGATACATATTTATCAATTTCAGTACTATTATTTTTACCAGTGTGGATAGTAAATAGATAGTAAATAATtaatagaataaaaattaaaaaataaaaataagcagATATATAAAAGCAAATAGTTTGCTGTTTGTTGTAACATTTTAAACAGGGTGGATCCAGAATTTTAAATTTGAGGGGGCCGCATGTTAAGTGACAAAAATAATTATCATCAGAAATTTGTACACCCTTGAACAACCTCCGAATTCTCAATTTAAGACTAAAATCGAGGTCAAAATGTAGCTCCGGCATTAAACAAGGGCCAACGACCCTTCTCAAGTTGTGATGTTATTTCAAGATTTTGGtattaaactaccaatagaaaATTTAGGTTACAGACTTTCTAAATATGTAATCAATTTTGAATTCTGATGATCGACAATGGCACAATTTACAATGAAAATAATAACAATGGTTTTGGAGTGAATTGGAGAAAgtatcatttaaatttttttattgtaaCTATTAATCTCTTAAAATAGTCTTACCAGTACGTTCCAACATAATTCCTACAGGTAAATTAAAAAAAcaccaaaaaaaatatttttctctaaaattataTAGCATATTTAATAAGTCCATCATTCCCATcgattatattaaaatatatatatatatatatatatatataggggccATCCCCCATGTAAATCCGCCACTGATTTCAAACTAGTTGTTTGATTCACCTAAACATTAAATTATGATGGATTTAGGAGTACATTTTAATCTTATAATTAGCTTATTGATTAGATATGCATTTCAATTAGCTgtgatgaaaaaaaaatcttGGGATCAATTATCAAAGCAAAATAAGAGGTATTTTCATTGAATATTAAAATAGATATAGTAGTTGTTTATATTTACAACAGTTGTAGAACAGTAGTAATCGCGAAGCAACATCGGAAGAGAAAAAGAGGGATAAGGATGAAGGATTGGTGGAGCATTACAACATTGTGCAGCAATCGAGAGAGCAATAAGAATCGTGAAGCAAACTAGCAATCACTAAAGAGGAAAAGAGGAGTCGGCGGAACTCAGAAGAAATTGACGGAGTCACGGAGGAGCAATTGTGAGAATCACAAGAGCAATGAGTCGGCAGGAAGAAAgacacgaggagaaaaagaaaatagacagAAGAGTAAAAGAAAGATTAGGGATGTTAAttacaattttaaatttttttagatttaatgtCATATGGAAAATAAATTGGGCAGACAAAACAAGCTTTGCAAACTTGTTTTGTCCGCCCAATTGTAGAATCAACGGGACTTGAAGAGAGTTAGGATTTAGAAATTAAATCGGGCGTAGGCTCTGCGTTAAAATTGGGCATGTACTCTTGGGTTAATAAATGCACGGGTAGATAAAataagaagaaattaaaaatcaaattttatataTGTAATTACATAATAAATTGGGACCCGGGTACCTTATTACGTGGCTCCGCCCTGGGCTAAAGATTTGCTATCAGTCTAGTGAAACAGGAGATGTCCCAGGAATCACATGAATAGGTTTCGAACTACAAGACTCAGTCAAGGTCGTCGTCATCTACTAGTCTTGGATGAGGAGTCATCGCAAGTTTCTACCACAAGCCAAGAGAAGTGGTTGTGCTAGTCCCTTTAATACTATTTCTAGTACTTGCAGGTTAGATATTTACTATTTACCATCCCAGGATCTCTACCCCCATTGACTTTAACATCACTCATCATTGATCAAAAGTCATAATCAATTTAATCATCCATGTATCTCAACAGCATTTTCCAATCTCATCATATATAATTTTGAGCTAAAAAAAAATACTACAATTTATTTTCACATGTCAGAACACATTAATATTTGCCGATATTCCAACAAAAATATCATACATACTTTGCGATCCATATTGATCAACTAGGCAGCATTCAATAGCTCTAGATTAGCGATTAATTAGGTATTTAAGATTCACCGTCTAGGCCTACGGTGCAAAGGTGAGGTACTAGATATATTATAGAGTTGTATTTTGTTCCAGTGAAATAAAAAATCTGAGATAATTGCTGAAAAAAATCGCTCGCGCTTCGGAAAGTTCACAAATTCGATCGAAAGTGCATGTACctgaattgaaaaaaaaaaaaacattcaatGCCCAAACCTATCTTTCTATCGCTCACCTGTACgaaataaataaattacaaaaaCTTACACGCCAAGAAGGAGGATACGACGTGGAAGATTCCTAGAGTTGACCGTCGACACTCCTCCAGTAGATTTTGGCCGTCAAACACGTGGAACGCCAACTTGCCTcctctccttccttccttcctttctTCAGGTCCGCTCTACCACTCATCTCATTCCCACACGCCACAGCTCCGACACAGAAACTCCCATCTCAAGCTGAACGGTGTGTTCTTCCACTAACTCTGTTCTTCTTTCTCTATTCAGCTGGTTTGTCTTTCCTGTTTTCCTGTTGCGATCCTGCACTCTTGCTGCTTCATATGGTTTTAACTCAAACCGACTAGATTGTAGTTTCTGCCATAAATTcttttagatttttctttaaaaaaattgttgAACAATTGGTCGGATCTTTATTTAAGTTGATGCTTTTCCCAGAAGAAGTGATTGCCTTGTttggccaagacaaaaagagGGAACCTAGAATTTGGATGTTGAACTACTTCGCTTGGAAATAAGAGTTTGTGATTGTTCTATTTCTCTTGGAGTTCCTAGGCCTTTTtcccctttttgttttttttaatctatttatgcaaTAAAAGTTTTAGTAGAATTTAGGATACAGTCTGAATTTGTCATTTTTATAGCTTTATCTATGAAGTTATATTAAGAAGGTGATTTTAGGGGTTTGTTTGCTTTCATTCTGCAGACACAGATTTTTGTGTTTGACTTACATAAGATTCATGTAATTGATCTCAGCTAGTCTGTACACATCACTCTCACTTGCAAGATGCATTTACTAATCTCATTTTAGGGTTTATGTTCTCACTAATTTTGTTTGATAGGTCCATACATAACATTTATCTATGTTTTACGTTGCCGACAATCTAATGAGTGGGATAAAAGAAGTTTAATTGTTGTTATTATGTTCTCACTAATTTTGTTTGTTGCCAGAACTCTTAAACATACAAATCAAACTGATAGATTCTGGAGAGTTGCATCTTCCTTGACAGTATGATTTTAGAACTGATGGAATTCCTTGCGAGAACAATTGGTCTTTCTCCACTTCCTTAATCGAACTTATCCCAGTTTGTACAATAGCAGCAAAGTGTAACAGATTGTGTACACTGCTTCCACTTCTGAGAAGAAAGATACAACAAGTTATGGCAGCAGCCGGATTTCGCCTTGTCAAATGTCCCAAATGCAAGAAAATTCTTGCAGAATTTGCCAATATTCCTGTCTACCAATGTGCCGGATGCAACACCACTCTTCGCTGTAAGATTTGTTTAAACCAtgatatagttttttttttacaacttcagcttatgaaataattatgcctagatttttttttctttttgatttttttttttctattctctGCACAGCGAAGATCTATAATTCTACTATATTAGGAGATTCATCCGAGGACAAATCACAGGAGCTAATAGATAATGTTTCGGTCGAAAGCAAATTGGATCGTTCTGAGAATGAAATGACTGTTTGTGCATCACAAGATGGAATGCATAATCCTGAACAGCTTGATCAACAATCATCTTTCAAGGATGATCCTAACAATTATGCCAAAGAATTGACAGAATCAGAAAATGATGAAAGCTGTGATTTGCAGAATCTTAGTCGTACTGTTGAAGGAATCGACATGCACATTTTGACACACAAAGATCCCAATCCTGAACTTGTAGTTGAAGAAGCTTGCACTATGAATGGAGTGAAGACTTTTCTGAAACCTCCACAACAGCTCGATAACAGCTCGAGTATGAGTGGTAGAATAGAAAATTTTGCAGAATCTCCTAGTAGTTTTGGACAAGAGAAGCATGACAGTATTTCAGGCTCTAGCACAACCAGTTCTAACCTGTATGATGACAGTGTATCTTCAGTCGATGATCATTTTAGCCATCACACCCCTCGCAAACGTATCGGAGTATCTAGAAGGACTTTCAGACAGAAAAAAGTTGTTGATTCAGCGGACATTGGGCACAAAGGAACACAAGATCAAGCACAAGAGCTGCCGGAAGATCAACCTGTTGACAGATTAGTTCCTAATGCAGTTGATTTGCCTACCAGCTTAGATATTGTGGCACCTACCGAAAATAAAAGTCCTAGAAGGAGAGACACCTCTCACATCTCTGAAGACTTTCATTCAGTGCAGAACTGGTTTGAACCTGAAGAGGATGCACCTTTAAAGTATCTCACAGTAGTTGCAGAGATCCTTAAGGGTTCAGCTTACAGTCAAACTGCAAGCCCCTCGGTAGGGTTCCATTCGCCAGAGTACATTAAAATGGAGATACTTAAGAAGGTAGATGAATTGCGAAAGGAGATTAGTAAAATGTTTAACAAATCTGATGAAGGCATGGGAATATCACATGCCAATTTTGTACCAAATAGTTGTTGCCACAATGGAATTTGCACTGCTTGTCACCATGATAAGCCATGCAATTGCTGTAATACAGTGAGTCCGGAGATGCTACACAATAAGGAGATAAGGCACCAGAAGAAGCGACACAGCAGGCCAGTTTTAGGAGGTGCTCCTTTTGTCATTTGCTACAATTGCATGGAGTTACTTCAACTCCCTATCGATTTCTTTGTGGTCAAAAAAAGATTGTATAAGCTGAGGTGTGGCGCTTGCTCCAAATTACTTGTGTTCTCTTTCAGAGCTCCAAATCCTAAAGGTGCCATTGAAAAAACAGAACAATCAACAAGTGAGAAGGAAAGTTTAAGTCATACATATGCTTCTCTGAGGTACGAGATACCTAATTCTCACTTGAATGATAGATCTCGATCTGAATCAATTTCTCACTCTGAAAGAGAGTGTGGAGATCATATGGATAAAAGATGTGATAAGAATGTAACTAATGGTCGTCAACTGCATCAGCTTATGGGCTATGAATCAGCTAGTGAACTCATATATCAACACAGTCGTACTATTGAAGATTTTGATTACATTGAACAGACCTCGTCACATTTTAACAGTTTTGTGGAACCATACTTAGGTGATGGAAGGAAAGAAACACCCGCTTGCATTTTTGATGCTATGACAAGTGATAAGTACAAGAACTTTTTGGAAGGTAAAGAAGAAACTGAGTCGCCGGAGCCGTCAAAATCTGGAACCGGAGCTTCTCCACTACATGAATTGATGAAGATCATGAGGCATGCATCCAACAAAAAAGTTAATGAAGCATCCGATTAGTAAAAAGAAAGCAGGTGATAAGATCATTTTTAACTCCATACTTGGAGATCATGTATATGTATGTGTATAGATTATTCTTGTTTCTCGGACAAGTTAGATATGTGTACCTGTGCAAGTGAGGTAGCCTTTGTTGATTTACTTCAGCCATTCCACTCCTTTATGTGTATGCATTTGGACATACTTCTTCGGGTTTTGAATAGTAAGAACCTAGATCATTGTTTCTGCTTCACTTTTACTATAACAGTAGAAGCAAATCACATTTGGTGCTCTATGTTTATTGATAAAGAACTTGCAATGGTTGTTTCAGCGTAGAAAACTGAAACCCGAATCGACTTCCCATTAACAATATTAGAAGGGACAAAAACTCATTCCGTGTCCAATCTCAAAACCTTGGCTTGTAAAAGATAATATGCTTTCTACATGTAGATGACAATGCATGTCCGTCATCAAAATTATGATATCAGCCTACTTCCTCATCACCATCAACTAGTTCAAAATCATCATGTCAGCTTACAATCCAATATTCTCTTCCATGAGCAAATTTGAATCAACTAGTTCAAAATCATCATGTCACCTACAATCCAATGTTCTCTTCCATGAGCAAATTTGTATCAACTAGTTCAAAATCATCATGTCAGCCTACAATCCAATGTTCTCTTCCATAAGCTCTAGTGGTCTCTACAAAACTTATTGAATGAATTTGTTTTTCACAAGTCATTAAGGATCAAAATTGGCATAACATAATGGTTAcataatttgatgcacttctttgcAATGAAACTTGGAGTTTAGTTCTGCGCACTCTCTCCATGACTATTGTGGACTCTAAATGGATATTTTATATTAAGTATCAAGAATGGTACAAAGCTCAACTTGTAGTCAAATGATTTAGTCAACAATTAGGTATTAACTTCAATAACACATTTAACCCAATTATCAAAATCACACCTAGCATATTATTATTAGCAGTAGCTGTTAATACTTGATCCTTTCTGAAAGCTGGAGAGATGTCGCGTTGGGCAGGTGGCTCCACTGTTGACTACGTGAAGACTTTGAATTAGAGAAAAAGGGCTTTCTTCTTTATCTCTGCACACACAAAGAGAGCAAACAGGATGTCAGTGTCAAAAATCAGGAGAGGGGTCCCTGACGTAAGCTCTCCGAAGCTTAATTCAGTATCGTATCCGAGAGGAAAAAATGAGAGAGATGAACAGTAGATGCATGCACACAAGTAAGACTGTCATAAGGTGTGCATCTGATCAACGGAGAGGACCCCTTTATATACCATCTCTTATAACTTCCACAAGCATGAGGTGACAGAGAATGTTGAGTGACAGAGGTTGTCGGGTAAGGGAAGGCATACAACCTGGGAGATGTACCGTCACCATTTGAGGAATCTTCCATAACCCATATGTGCACCTCTTTTGTAACTTACGTTATTAATGAGGCTATTGAAGGAATATGTTGTCATAATATCTCAGCTGATGGAAAATGTAATCACCTTCGAAGAAGGTTTTAGTGAATTCTCATATTACAATAGAGGAATATTATCTTACAAAATAGTTGTTACTTTAACAATGTTGTCTACTGAGTGTATCTCGACCGAATCTTTGAACAGGTTGGCCGTATGGTCATCCTTCCCTTAAGCGGCTCGCTTATGCAGTACATAATGCTGGATATATGCTCTTAAAGTAATATAAAGCTAAGTCCCCTAGGTTCGGCCGGTTCTATGATCGACCGACCGACCATATCAGGATACTTGCCTATGAGAAATGGGGAACTAAGTCTCGAGAAATTTAATCGGTACTTTAAGTTGATTGTCCATATGATAAGAGACTTGCCTTTGAAGTGAGAATCTGAGATCTGGAAGTCTGGCCAAGTTTATAAGGAGAGGTACCTTATACATTTATCTTTCATGCATATAAGAGATGAGTGTGCTGAACTGGCTAAACCTGACCGGTCTTGTTATCGACTGACGATATGAAGGAGAACTGGTATACGAGGAAACCCATAGGTTCGACCGGTTGTGGGGTCGACTGACCATATGCTAAAAGACTTGTACTAAAAGCGAGGAGTTGGATCCCCTTACTCTGAGCGACTTATGACTGACCAGCTCTATGTTAGATCAGACATCCTTTAAACTCGGTCAGCTATCGAATGTCTTAATACAGGAATGGAGCACTAGGTCCCCTAGGTTCGACCGACTCCTAAGCCGGTCGTCCTCGTACTGAAAGTCTTAGCGCTGGGCAAAGAGCAAAGTCCTGTGGAGAGTGACACGCTGTCTGTCACCTCCCCTTGACTTTGATTGTCATGTCACATTAACTTTGATTGCCATGTCATACCCGGGTTCACTCTTAATATCTCATATCAATACTAATTGGCATGTACGACAACTAGACATTTCTAATGCATTTCTTAGTGATtatcttgaggaaactgtatttataAACCAACCACCTAGGTTCATCCATCTGCAATTTCTAACTCATGTTTGTCAACTCAAGAAATTCATATATGGTCTTCGGCAAGCTtcttgtagataatttcaacgtTTATcaattggttacaagctcaagaattttctaaaaaaagaCTAACACTTTTATATtctacaaatataatgatggatttatgatatttttcttatttaagtggatgatattttaataatCGGTAATGATCAAAAGGTCATCACAACTCTATTAAGTCTTCTCAGTTAAAAATTTCCTATTAGATATCTAAGTAATGCTCTTTTTTTTCTTGGTATAAATTTATCTCATAGGTTGTTTCCTCTCTAAAAACAAATACATCATTAGGCTTCTCGAAAAAACTAAAATGGATGGGGTTTCTCCAAAGAACTAAAATGGATGGAGCATGTCTACTCTCCATACCAATTGTTGTAAACAACTTttttacaacttcatcctttctTGTTATGTCAGATCCTCAAATTTATCAAAGCATTATTAGAGCCTTTTGATATATCACTATCACATGACATCGATGCGGCGGTAAAAGGAGTCCTCCAACGATGAGTCAAAGGTGGGAAAAGTAGTTGACGTGGAAgttaaagtcaaggcggtcaaagaCATGGAATCGTCGGGTACCAAAGTTGGCCGAGCGAGTGGCAACGAGTCGAGCGGGCATGACCGCCCACTTAGCGAAAGGAGGGCCTAGGAACATGGTGTCGCCCGAAGGCTCGTCCGACCAGATCGCTTGTTCGGCCGGGCAATAGGTAGTGCCTTGATAGCCTAACGACTAAAGAGAGGAGAATAGATGTTCCCAACTGTGACGACCGTATAAGGGCTAGTTTGCTTGGACAACCTGTTTGATCATACGAGGAACAATCTACCGAGTCGAGTGAGCGTGGAGAAGAACAACCTCGAGCGACCGAGCAGAAATCCCAACTGAGCGGCTCCCCAGCTCGACCAAATAGTGAGACCCCTTGCTTAGCTTATCGTATCCTTCTGGGAGTTGGTGTCACCGACAACAGGGTATATGGTCAGCAGGAAAAATCATACAAcagaaacttccactgtcatgGCAAGGATTTGCACGCCCTATTAAGGAacggtgtcagggacacttttctAACTTGTCTTTTCATAAGACAAATGGAAAAATGTGCACATGTTTTGTGAAGGGTGCACATATGCTACATGGTCACTATATAAAGGAAGATTCATGTACCGGTGGAGGTATGCGTTATTTGTGATTACACTCTTATTGCTGGTACAGTTCTCTTTGTTCTTTATTGTtgctggtgactgacttgagcgtgaGAAAGCCAACGTCGGGAACCCTTCCCGATTCGGCACTGACGTTTTTATGTTACAGGGCTACGTGGAGTCTTTACTGCGTCAACTGCGTCGTCATATCCCTATCTTGTCATCTTCATTGTTTCTGGATAGGATCAATATGATATTATCTTTGTAATAAATCGTACTTGTGAATTCATGCATGATACCAGTGAACAAAATTAGCAATGtgtgaaaaaaaaagatttttctaTCTTAAATATATTATTTGAATGATCTTCTTTTAGATCATCAATTATCTTAGGActtacatgcatatagtgatgtTGATTGACACGTTCTTATGAAGATATACACTATACTAatggatataaaatatttttgatataggACATTATCTCATGTAATTTGAGAAAACAACTTATAATATCTTGTTTAAGTATTAAATCTAAATATAAAGGTATAGTCAATAAACAAATGAAATTTTTTTTAGCTTCAATAACTTCTTTTTTCAAGATTCATGTTGCATCAAATCATGTTCCATCCCAAATTCAATAGGATAATATTAGAGCAAATGAAAACACAATCTTTCATGTTCAtataaaatataagtaaattgatttttattttattctaaaaCTTATAATTAACAATTCAATAATTATCATTTCAATGATCAAATTATTAAtatctttattaaattattattcagATAACCTTTCAACCGGCAGCCATCAAATTTAACGTTCAAAATCTGCCGTTAAATTTGTTGgagaataaaagagaattatttagTTAAATCGTCCGATCCGATGACGTTTCATCTCCCTCTCTTTCAAGTAACAAGTGGCTCCGTCAACCCACTCTGCTGTCCGCCGCCGCCGTCGATTGTGCCTTCCGCCGCCAACACCTCTGCCTTTGTCGCTTCCTTCTCCCAGTCAGTGCGCACAATAGCCCATAGCACGAGGCAGACGCACGAAGCCTGTGCCGCGACGATGCCAAACCACAGACCCCGTAATCCGAGGCCCAGCGGGAACCCGGCGATCACAGCAACGGGCATCCCCACAAGATAGAATGCGCCCAAGTTAATTTGGGCACCCGTTGCTGGCCGTGCACTCCCGCGTAGCACTCCGCACCCCGCCGTCTGCGGGCTGTTCCCTAGCTCGCACAGCCCGACGATGGGCAGCGCGGTGGCCGTCAGCGCTAGCGTGACCGGGTCGTCGGTGAACATCCGCCCCCACGAGCGCCGCATCCCAGCCGCGAACGCGAAAGCCAGCAATCCGCCCGTAGCCGCCAATGCCAGGCCCACGGCGGCGGTCCTTCGTGCCGCTGCAGGCCGCCGCGCGCCCAGCTCGTTCCCTACCCTCGTCGCCAGGACCATGCCGAGAGACGCCGGAAACAAGTACATGACTCCGGTAGTCTGCGTGAGTATCCCCATGGCGGCCACGCTGGACTTGGGATCCGGCAGTAGCCCGCATAGCAGCAGCAGCACCTGGTAGCACCCCCACTGCAGGCAGGCGGCGACGGCGTTCGGCAGCCCCAGCTTCAGCAGCCGCCCCCATCCGCGCAGGCAATCTGTGGACAGCCCGGTCCAGATTTTGGGGACGTTATCGGAGATGAAGAGAAAAGCCATGATGGCCAAATTGTTGTTGATTGTGTTGCAAACTGAAGCGATCGCCACCCCCTTGACTCCCCAGCCTAAGTAGAAGGTGAAGAAATAGGTAGCAGGGATGTGAAGGAGGGCGGCGAAGGCAGTAGCAATGGTGAGGGCGTTTATGTGATTCTGCGTTCTCAAGAAGATGTTCAGAGGTTGAAGGAGAGCTTGTGCTACGAGGTCTGGGAGGGACCAGAGGAGGTAGTCCTTGGTAATGGATGTGATGACGGCGTCTTGGCCCAGTTTTAGTAGGATTGGTTGGACGTTGAGCCAGATGATGGCGACGGGAACGGTGACGATGAGCAGCAGCAGGATGGTCTTGTGGAGTGTCTGGGTGAGCACGGCCCATTGGCGGGCGCCGAAGGCCTGGCCGCAGATGGGCTCCATGCCCAACGCCAGCCCCATGAGGACGTTGTAGCCGCTGATGTTGGCGAAGCCGATGGCCT contains:
- the LOC122011675 gene encoding protein DETOXIFICATION 53-like gives rise to the protein MMMASFLIFSKILISMLFLGRLGDAELAGGSQAIGFANISGYNVLMGLALGMEPICGQAFGARQWAVLTQTLHKTILLLLIVTVPVAIIWLNVQPILLKLGQDAVITSITKDYLLWSLPDLVAQALLQPLNIFLRTQNHINALTIATAFAALLHIPATYFFTFYLGWGVKGVAIASVCNTINNNLAIMAFLFISDNVPKIWTGLSTDCLRGWGRLLKLGLPNAVAACLQWGCYQVLLLLCGLLPDPKSSVAAMGILTQTTGVMYLFPASLGMVLATRVGNELGARRPAAARRTAAVGLALAATGGLLAFAFAAGMRRSWGRMFTDDPVTLALTATALPIVGLCELGNSPQTAGCGVLRGSARPATGAQINLGAFYLVGMPVAVIAGFPLGLGLRGLWFGIVAAQASCVCLVLWAIVRTDWEKEATKAEVLAAEGTIDGGGGQQSGLTEPLVT
- the LOC122008592 gene encoding uncharacterized protein LOC122008592 isoform X2; the encoded protein is MTVCASQDGMHNPEQLDQQSSFKDDPNNYAKELTESENDESCDLQNLSRTVEGIDMHILTHKDPNPELVVEEACTMNGVKTFLKPPQQLDNSSSMSGRIENFAESPSSFGQEKHDSISGSSTTSSNLYDDSVSSVDDHFSHHTPRKRIGVSRRTFRQKKVVDSADIGHKGTQDQAQELPEDQPVDRLVPNAVDLPTSLDIVAPTENKSPRRRDTSHISEDFHSVQNWFEPEEDAPLKYLTVVAEILKGSAYSQTASPSVGFHSPEYIKMEILKKVDELRKEISKMFNKSDEGMGISHANFVPNSCCHNGICTACHHDKPCNCCNTVSPEMLHNKEIRHQKKRHSRPVLGGAPFVICYNCMELLQLPIDFFVVKKRLYKLRCGACSKLLVFSFRAPNPKGAIEKTEQSTSEKESLSHTYASLRYEIPNSHLNDRSRSESISHSERECGDHMDKRCDKNVTNGRQLHQLMGYESASELIYQHSRTIEDFDYIEQTSSHFNSFVEPYLGDGRKETPACIFDAMTSDKYKNFLEGKEETESPEPSKSGTGASPLHELMKIMRHASNKKVNEASD
- the LOC122008592 gene encoding uncharacterized protein LOC122008592 isoform X1, whose amino-acid sequence is MAAAGFRLVKCPKCKKILAEFANIPVYQCAGCNTTLRSKIYNSTILGDSSEDKSQELIDNVSVESKLDRSENEMTVCASQDGMHNPEQLDQQSSFKDDPNNYAKELTESENDESCDLQNLSRTVEGIDMHILTHKDPNPELVVEEACTMNGVKTFLKPPQQLDNSSSMSGRIENFAESPSSFGQEKHDSISGSSTTSSNLYDDSVSSVDDHFSHHTPRKRIGVSRRTFRQKKVVDSADIGHKGTQDQAQELPEDQPVDRLVPNAVDLPTSLDIVAPTENKSPRRRDTSHISEDFHSVQNWFEPEEDAPLKYLTVVAEILKGSAYSQTASPSVGFHSPEYIKMEILKKVDELRKEISKMFNKSDEGMGISHANFVPNSCCHNGICTACHHDKPCNCCNTVSPEMLHNKEIRHQKKRHSRPVLGGAPFVICYNCMELLQLPIDFFVVKKRLYKLRCGACSKLLVFSFRAPNPKGAIEKTEQSTSEKESLSHTYASLRYEIPNSHLNDRSRSESISHSERECGDHMDKRCDKNVTNGRQLHQLMGYESASELIYQHSRTIEDFDYIEQTSSHFNSFVEPYLGDGRKETPACIFDAMTSDKYKNFLEGKEETESPEPSKSGTGASPLHELMKIMRHASNKKVNEASD